A genomic segment from Curtobacterium sp. MCSS17_007 encodes:
- a CDS encoding flagellar export protein FliJ — translation MARRFPLAGLLRLRHAEQDHAAAALAAANDRVRDAADARIAARRNLADSEETRPVTDAATLSALAAARASTRGMLEELDAVARSRRTEADAAQAAYNSARRAALGLEKLEGQHDREQAAQDLRTEQDALDEIAARRRTEGGAR, via the coding sequence ATGGCACGACGCTTCCCCCTCGCCGGACTGCTGCGGCTCCGGCACGCCGAGCAGGACCACGCCGCCGCCGCCCTGGCCGCCGCGAACGACCGGGTGCGGGACGCCGCCGACGCCCGGATAGCGGCGCGCCGGAACCTGGCGGACAGCGAGGAGACCCGACCGGTGACCGACGCAGCGACGCTGAGCGCCCTCGCCGCCGCACGGGCTTCGACCCGCGGCATGCTCGAGGAGCTCGACGCCGTCGCACGGTCCCGCCGGACCGAGGCCGATGCGGCGCAGGCCGCGTACAACAGCGCACGGCGTGCCGCTCTCGGGCTGGAGAAGCTCGAGGGCCAGCACGACCGCGAGCAGGCCGCCCAGGACCTGCGCACCGAACAGGACGCCCTCGACGAGATCGCGGCCCGACGCCGCACGGAAGGTGGTGCCCGATGA